In Leifsonia sp. AK011, the genomic stretch ACCTGCGGCTGTCCGCCGTCGACGATGAGGAGCTGGGGGCGGTAGGCGAACTTCCTGCGGCGCACGGCTGCGGTCTCCTCCAGCTCCTCCTGCTCGGTTTCCGGCTCCTTGAGGTAGGCGAGTCGGCGTGTGAGCACCTGGTACAGCGAGTCCGTGTCATCCGTCGACTCGGCGATGCTGAAGCGCCGGTACTGGTCCTTGCGGGGAAGCCCGTCCTCGAAGACGACCATGGATGCCACGATCCCCGTGCCCGACAGGTGTGACACGTCGTAGCACTCCATGCGCAGCGGTGCGACGTCCATCGCGAGGGACTCCTGCAGATGCGTCAACGCTTGCGACCGTGCAACGAAATCGGCACTGCGTCGCGACTTGTACAGCACGAGTGCGTTCATCGCGTTCTTGGCCACGGTCTGCGCGAGCGCCGCCTTGTCGCCGCGCTGCGCGACCCTGAGCTCCACTCGTGCGCCAGCACGCTGGCCGAGCCACTGTTCGAGTTCCGGTCGGTCGTCCGGGAGGGCGGGCACAAAGATCGTCCTGGGCGGGTCCGAGTCCTCGTAGGCATTCTGCAGGACCGACTCGACGAGTTCGGGCAGGCCGATGTCGAGCTCCTTGTCGACCACCCAGCCGCGCACACCCCTGATTCGGCCGCCGCGCACGATGAACTGCTGCACGGCCGCGGCGAGCTCGTCATGCGCGATCCCGAAGAGGTCGGCATCCAGGTCCTCGGAGAGCACGACGGAGTTCTTCTCGAGGACGAGCTCGATCGCGGCGATCTGGTCGCGGTAGCGGGCAGCGGCCTCGTAGTCCTGGGCCTCCGAGGCATCCCGCATCTTCTTGGTGATGGCGGGGATGAATCCCCTGTCGTTGCCGCCCATGAACGAGGCGAAGTCGAGCGCGATGGACTTGTGCTCCTCGAGGCTCACACGCCCGACGCACGGTGCAGCGCACTTGCCGATGTCGCCGAGAAGGCAGGGTCGACCGGTCTGCTGGGCCCTCTTGTAGGTGGTGTTCGTGCAGCTGCGCATCGGGAAGGCCTTGAGCAGCACGTCGACCGTCTCGCGAATCGCCCACACCCGCGAGTACGGTCCGAAATACCGTGCATTCGGGATGCCGCGGTTGCGCGTCACCAGCACGCGAGGCACCGGATCACCGAGGGTGATCGCGAGGTACGGGTACGACTTGTCGTCCTTGTACTGCACGTTGAATGGCGGATCGAACTCCTTAATCCACGTGAACTCCAGTTGGAGAGCCTCGAAGTCGCTCGCCACGACGGTCCACTCGACCGAGGCTGCAGTCTGCACCATCCTTCGCGTGCGTTCGTGCAGGGTCGCCAGGGGTGCGAAGTAGTTGCTCAGCCGCGCGCGCAGGTTGCGCGCCTTGCCGACGTAGAGCACGCGGGACGTCGCATCCCTGAACCGGTAGACACCGGGCTGCTGCGGGATGTCACCGGCCTTGGGTCGCCACGAGATGTCGGAGGCCATCTCGGCTCCTAGGCGCGAGCGCCGGCGAGAGCCTCAGCGAGGAAGACCGCGGTGTGGCTCTCCGTGAACTCAGCGAGTTGCTCCGGTGTGCCGACCGCGACCAGTTGCCCTCCCCCGGATCCACCCTCCGGTCCCAGATCGATGAGCCAGTCAGCCGACTTGATCACATCGAGGTTGTGCTCGATGACGATGACAGTGTTCCCCTTGTCGACGAGACCGTTGAGCACGACGAGCAGCTTGCGAACGTCCTCGAAGTGCAGTCCCGTCGTCGGCTCGTCGAGCACGTACACGGTCCGCCCCATCGATCGACGCTGGAGCTCGGTCGCGAGCTTCACGCGCTGGGCCTCACCGCCCGAGAGGGTGGTGGCGCTCTGGCCGAGACGGACGTAGCCGAGCCCGACCTCCTCGAGGGTGCGGAGGTAGCGGTGGATCGAGGAGATCGCCTCGAAGAACTCGGCCGCCTCGCTGATCGGCATGTCGAGGACCTCGGCGATGTTCTTGCCCTTGTACCGCACCGCGAGAGTCTCGCGGTTGTACCGCGCTCCCCCGCAGACCTCGCACGCGACGTAGACGTCGGGAAGGAAGTTCATCTCGATCTTGATCGTGCCGTCGCCCGAACAGTTCTCGCAGCGGCCGCCCTTGACGTTGAAGCTGAAGCGCCCAGGCTGGTAGCCGCGGGCCTTGGCATCCGCGGTCTCGGAGAAGAGCGTACGGATCTTGTCGAAGACGCCCGTGTAGGTGGCCGGGTTGGACCGCGGCGTGCGGCCGATCGGGGCCTGGTCAACGTGGACAACCTTGTCGAGGTCCTCGAGCCCGGTCACGCGCGTGTGGCGACCCGCGATCTGCCTGGCGCCGTTGAGTTCGTTCGCGAGCACCTTGTAGAGGATGTCGTTGACGAGACTCGACTTGCCGGACCCACTCACGCCCGTGACCGCGGTGAATACGCCGAGCGGGAACGACACCGTCAGGTTTCGGAGGTTGTTCGCGCGTGCGCCCTCGACGGTGATCTGACGCTTCGGGTCGACGGGGCGCCGCTTCTCCGGCATCCCGATCGAACGGCGTCCGGCCAGGTAGTCACCGGTGATCGACTCGGGGTTGTCGAGGAGGTCCTCGTACGATCCGGAGTGCACAACCTTGCCGCCATGCTCTCCCGCTCCCGGACCGATGTCGACAAGCCAGTCCGCCGTGCGGATCGTGTCCTCGTCGTGCTCGACAACGATGAGCGTGTTGCCCAGGTTCTTGAGCTTGACGAGCGTTTCGATGAGGCGGCGGTTGTCGCGCTGGTGCAGGCCGATGCTCGGTTCGTCGAGAACGTAGAGCACCCCCGTGAGCCCGGAGCCGATCTGTGTGGCGAGACGGATGCGCTGTGCCTCACCACCACTGAGGGTGGCTGCCGCACGCATGAGGTCCAGGTAACTGAGGCCGACCTCGATGAGGAACTCGAGCCGCAGCCGGATCTCCCGCAGGACCTGCGCGGCGATGCGGGCGTCGCGCTGCGACAGCACAAGCTGCTGCATGAACTCGTGGGCTTCAATGAGGCTGAGTTCACAGACATCCGAGATGCTCATGTCGTTGACCGTCACGGCCAGGACCTCCGGCTTGAGACGCTTTCCGTCGCAGACCGGGCACGGAACTTCGCGCAGATACTCGGCGACGCGCTGGCGCTGGACGTCGGTCTCGGCCTCCATGTACTTGCGCTCCATGTACGGGATGACGCCCTCGAAACCCGTTGAGTACTTCATCTCGCGGCCGTAGCGGTTCTTCCACTTGACCGTCACCTGGAAGTTGTTGCCGCGGAGGATCGCCTCGCGAACATCTTCGCTCAGCTCGC encodes the following:
- the uvrC gene encoding excinuclease ABC subunit UvrC: MASDISWRPKAGDIPQQPGVYRFRDATSRVLYVGKARNLRARLSNYFAPLATLHERTRRMVQTAASVEWTVVASDFEALQLEFTWIKEFDPPFNVQYKDDKSYPYLAITLGDPVPRVLVTRNRGIPNARYFGPYSRVWAIRETVDVLLKAFPMRSCTNTTYKRAQQTGRPCLLGDIGKCAAPCVGRVSLEEHKSIALDFASFMGGNDRGFIPAITKKMRDASEAQDYEAAARYRDQIAAIELVLEKNSVVLSEDLDADLFGIAHDELAAAVQQFIVRGGRIRGVRGWVVDKELDIGLPELVESVLQNAYEDSDPPRTIFVPALPDDRPELEQWLGQRAGARVELRVAQRGDKAALAQTVAKNAMNALVLYKSRRSADFVARSQALTHLQESLAMDVAPLRMECYDVSHLSGTGIVASMVVFEDGLPRKDQYRRFSIAESTDDTDSLYQVLTRRLAYLKEPETEQEELEETAAVRRRKFAYRPQLLIVDGGQPQVAAAQRALDDAGITDIQLCGIAKRLEELWLPGADFPVILPRNSDALFLIQRIRDEAHRFAITYQRTTRKRDITSVLSEVPGLGDARVKELLKHFGSVARLRAASVEEIQGIRGIGPTLATAIVEQLGAPRASAAPRGSARPRE
- the uvrA gene encoding excinuclease ABC subunit UvrA; the protein is MLRVVDRPLANDTLSVRGARVHNLKNVDIDIPRDSMVVFTGLSGSGKSSLAFDTIFAEGQRRYVESLSAYARQFLGQVDRPDVDFIEGLSPAVSIDQKSTNRNPRSTVGTITEIYDYMRLLWARIGVAHCAVCGELISRQSVQQIADQLMTLESGTRYQVVSPVVSQKKGEFVDLFKELASSGYSRAIVDGEQIQLSDPPKLKKQFKHDISVIVDRLVASDDVLTRLTDSLETALRLTDGLVSINFVDETGDAAWRTFSEKLSCPNGHPVQLTEIEPRTFSFNAPFGACPECSGLGTRMSVDADLLIADDSVSIADGAILPWTSAGKGLFNYFEKLLVGLSRDLDFSLNTPWGELSEDVREAILRGNNFQVTVKWKNRYGREMKYSTGFEGVIPYMERKYMEAETDVQRQRVAEYLREVPCPVCDGKRLKPEVLAVTVNDMSISDVCELSLIEAHEFMQQLVLSQRDARIAAQVLREIRLRLEFLIEVGLSYLDLMRAAATLSGGEAQRIRLATQIGSGLTGVLYVLDEPSIGLHQRDNRRLIETLVKLKNLGNTLIVVEHDEDTIRTADWLVDIGPGAGEHGGKVVHSGSYEDLLDNPESITGDYLAGRRSIGMPEKRRPVDPKRQITVEGARANNLRNLTVSFPLGVFTAVTGVSGSGKSSLVNDILYKVLANELNGARQIAGRHTRVTGLEDLDKVVHVDQAPIGRTPRSNPATYTGVFDKIRTLFSETADAKARGYQPGRFSFNVKGGRCENCSGDGTIKIEMNFLPDVYVACEVCGGARYNRETLAVRYKGKNIAEVLDMPISEAAEFFEAISSIHRYLRTLEEVGLGYVRLGQSATTLSGGEAQRVKLATELQRRSMGRTVYVLDEPTTGLHFEDVRKLLVVLNGLVDKGNTVIVIEHNLDVIKSADWLIDLGPEGGSGGGQLVAVGTPEQLAEFTESHTAVFLAEALAGARA